From Synoicihabitans lomoniglobus, the proteins below share one genomic window:
- a CDS encoding 6-pyruvoyl trahydropterin synthase family protein, with protein sequence MASAARKFSAPRVLSGTVYVTRQVHFNAAHRLHNPAKSAAWNRTTFGPCNNAKWHGHNYELEVTVAGEPDPDTGYVIDLGALKTILEERILRDCDHRNLNEEVKWLRGIIPSAENLAIAFWTRIAPVLPSGRLHRVRLLETPRNFVDYYGPDGGPR encoded by the coding sequence ATGGCTTCCGCTGCTCGAAAATTCTCCGCTCCTCGTGTCCTGTCCGGCACGGTCTACGTGACCCGACAGGTGCATTTCAACGCGGCCCACCGTTTGCACAATCCGGCCAAGAGCGCGGCGTGGAACCGGACCACCTTCGGGCCCTGCAACAACGCCAAGTGGCACGGCCACAACTATGAACTCGAAGTCACGGTCGCGGGCGAACCGGATCCCGACACCGGGTATGTGATCGATTTGGGGGCGCTTAAAACGATTCTCGAAGAACGCATTCTCCGCGACTGCGATCACCGCAATCTCAACGAAGAGGTGAAGTGGCTGCGCGGCATAATCCCGTCAGCGGAAAACCTCGCCATCGCGTTCTGGACCCGGATTGCCCCCGTGCTCCCGAGCGGACGGTTGCACCGTGTGCGTCTGCTCGAAACTCCCCGCAACTTTGTCGACTATTACGGACCCGATGGAGGGCCTCGATAG
- a CDS encoding UTP--glucose-1-phosphate uridylyltransferase: MSLGITDIINGADEATRNLALDQWCEGRSVVALLAACEELESYRHDEPNLYHRVRALFFLSAIHRYHLPTRTELPRSGRVPYDAFRHLLERHFEEALTRLRRQQTDAGPSESLSSALAAGYHALAFQTLADQVRRTVRSTRGNAWMFRLGHPLDQPLKVRRELVQRDSTRAPFPLLQERTAVRMDLTHCAWSDIFFLGMDYPEGARVLNVSIDLGVHGRDASTRPPVEAYFRVIDEPVLRLASVDLEASVCISDLDEVFDFGRDYLGLLKAAVIAAGIVPPGIERSGASLADLLGRVFGQGRGFELVSSVNGIPKGSRLAVSTNLLGALIAACMRATHQIADLTGPMTENERRIVAARAILGEWIGGSGGGWQDSGGLWPGIKLIEGAPATDADAEYGISRGTLLPRHTLLGPDRIPASARQALQDSLVLVHGGMAQNVGPILEMATEKYLLRSAAAWNARQSTVATLDRILEALSTGDIKTLGAELTANFTGPLQTIIPWVSNRYTERLISEVRAEFGEDFWGFWMLGGMSGGGMGFIFAPARRAEAQDRLLQIMLAAKRDLESSLPFAMDPVVYDFHINENGSTSYLLSGDDALLPVAYYRQVTPDILRREARELTNREQIDLTQFTRAAQHQPEFGAALPGLLDRLLPSIEDDQGQENTLEELLNANGFDRQQHEQIRADLRDGRIGMALNRLPPTAQIEDVTPGTLFDGTVENETHRATGAAAIARGELAVVTYAAGVGSRWTQGAGVVKGLHPFAKFDGQHRSFIDVHLAKTRRVAHAHGATIPHVFTTSYLTHAPTETYLRAHYGNAWEREVWLSPGRSIGLRLVPTVRDLQFAWEETAQQKLDEQKEKMRDSVRAALTGWARATGEGADYTDNLPGQCLHPVGHWFEIPNLLKNGTLAALIAQQPNLRTLMVHNIDTLGATADPAMLGWFNAAGATLGWEMITKRIEDHGGGLARVDGKMRLVEGLALPQEEDESRLTYYNANTCWIDVDRLLTFFGLTRADLGDTNKTNAAVRRIASRLPTYVTIKEVKKRWGHGQEDVYPVTQFEKLWGDMTGLSDVKNVFAVVPRQRGQQLKDQAQLDGWQRDGSADYIASLCDW, from the coding sequence ATGAGCCTCGGCATCACCGACATCATTAACGGCGCCGATGAGGCGACGCGCAACCTGGCCCTTGATCAATGGTGCGAAGGCCGTTCCGTCGTCGCGCTGCTCGCAGCGTGTGAGGAACTGGAATCCTACCGCCACGACGAACCCAATCTCTACCATCGGGTGCGCGCGTTGTTTTTTCTCAGCGCCATTCACCGCTATCACCTGCCGACCCGCACGGAACTGCCGCGATCCGGCCGCGTGCCCTACGATGCATTTCGGCACCTGCTGGAACGGCACTTCGAGGAAGCTTTGACCCGCCTTCGCCGGCAACAAACCGACGCCGGCCCCAGCGAATCCCTCAGCAGCGCTCTCGCCGCGGGCTACCACGCGCTCGCATTCCAGACGTTGGCCGACCAGGTCCGACGCACCGTGCGCTCCACGCGGGGCAACGCGTGGATGTTTCGCCTCGGTCATCCGCTCGACCAACCGCTCAAAGTGCGCCGCGAGTTGGTGCAGCGCGATTCGACTCGCGCCCCGTTTCCCCTCCTGCAGGAACGCACCGCCGTGCGCATGGATCTCACCCACTGCGCGTGGAGCGACATCTTCTTCCTCGGCATGGACTACCCCGAGGGCGCCCGCGTGCTCAACGTATCGATCGACCTCGGCGTGCACGGCCGCGACGCCTCCACCCGCCCGCCGGTCGAGGCCTACTTCCGCGTGATCGACGAACCCGTGCTTCGCCTCGCTTCCGTCGATTTGGAAGCCTCCGTCTGCATCAGCGACTTGGACGAGGTGTTCGACTTCGGTCGGGACTATCTCGGTCTGCTCAAAGCCGCCGTCATCGCCGCCGGCATCGTGCCTCCCGGGATCGAGCGCTCGGGCGCCAGCCTGGCCGATCTGCTCGGCCGCGTCTTCGGCCAGGGCCGGGGCTTTGAACTCGTCTCCAGCGTGAACGGCATTCCCAAAGGCTCCCGCCTCGCCGTTTCAACCAATCTCCTCGGTGCCCTCATCGCGGCCTGCATGCGCGCAACCCACCAGATCGCCGACCTCACCGGTCCGATGACCGAAAACGAGCGCCGCATCGTCGCCGCCCGCGCCATTCTCGGCGAATGGATTGGCGGCTCCGGCGGCGGTTGGCAGGACTCGGGTGGACTTTGGCCGGGCATCAAACTGATCGAAGGAGCCCCCGCCACCGACGCCGACGCCGAATACGGCATAAGCCGCGGGACCCTGCTGCCCCGCCACACATTGCTGGGTCCCGATCGTATTCCGGCTTCCGCCCGTCAGGCCTTGCAGGATTCCCTCGTGCTCGTGCACGGCGGCATGGCGCAAAACGTCGGCCCGATCCTCGAGATGGCCACGGAGAAATACCTGCTGCGCAGCGCCGCCGCCTGGAACGCCCGCCAGTCCACGGTCGCCACGCTGGACCGCATTCTGGAGGCCCTCTCCACCGGCGATATCAAAACCCTCGGTGCGGAACTCACCGCCAACTTCACCGGGCCGCTGCAGACCATCATCCCGTGGGTCAGCAACCGCTACACCGAACGCCTGATCAGCGAAGTTCGCGCCGAATTTGGCGAAGATTTCTGGGGCTTTTGGATGCTCGGCGGCATGTCTGGAGGTGGCATGGGCTTCATCTTTGCCCCGGCCCGTCGCGCCGAGGCGCAGGATCGTTTGCTCCAAATCATGCTCGCCGCCAAACGCGATCTGGAATCGTCACTGCCGTTCGCCATGGACCCCGTGGTCTACGATTTCCACATCAACGAAAACGGTTCCACGTCGTATTTACTTTCCGGTGACGACGCCCTGCTGCCCGTCGCCTACTACCGTCAGGTCACGCCCGACATCCTGCGACGGGAAGCCCGGGAGTTGACCAATCGCGAGCAGATCGACCTCACCCAATTCACCCGCGCCGCCCAGCATCAGCCGGAGTTCGGCGCCGCCCTGCCCGGTCTGCTCGACCGGTTGCTCCCCTCCATCGAGGACGATCAAGGTCAGGAAAACACGTTGGAGGAGCTGCTCAACGCCAACGGCTTTGATCGCCAGCAACACGAGCAAATCCGCGCCGATCTGCGCGACGGACGCATCGGCATGGCGCTCAACCGGCTGCCCCCCACCGCCCAGATCGAAGACGTCACCCCGGGGACATTGTTCGACGGCACCGTCGAGAACGAAACCCACCGCGCCACCGGGGCCGCCGCCATCGCGCGGGGCGAGCTCGCCGTGGTCACCTATGCCGCCGGCGTCGGCAGTCGGTGGACGCAAGGCGCAGGCGTCGTCAAAGGGCTGCATCCCTTCGCCAAATTCGACGGCCAGCACCGGAGTTTCATCGATGTGCATCTGGCGAAAACCCGCCGGGTGGCTCACGCGCACGGAGCCACCATTCCGCACGTTTTCACCACGAGCTACCTCACCCACGCCCCGACCGAAACGTATCTGCGTGCCCACTACGGCAACGCGTGGGAGCGTGAAGTATGGTTATCTCCCGGCCGCTCCATCGGCCTGCGCCTCGTGCCCACGGTGCGCGACCTGCAGTTTGCCTGGGAGGAAACGGCCCAGCAAAAACTCGACGAGCAGAAGGAGAAAATGCGCGACAGCGTGCGCGCCGCGCTGACCGGCTGGGCGCGTGCGACCGGCGAAGGAGCCGACTACACCGACAATCTGCCCGGCCAGTGCCTGCACCCTGTCGGCCATTGGTTCGAGATCCCCAATCTGCTCAAAAACGGCACGCTCGCCGCGCTCATTGCCCAACAGCCCAACCTGCGCACGCTGATGGTTCACAACATCGATACGCTCGGGGCGACCGCTGATCCCGCCATGTTGGGCTGGTTCAACGCTGCGGGTGCCACCCTGGGTTGGGAGATGATCACCAAACGCATCGAAGACCACGGCGGCGGACTCGCCCGCGTCGACGGCAAGATGCGATTGGTGGAAGGACTCGCTCTCCCGCAGGAGGAAGACGAATCGCGTCTCACCTACTACAATGCCAACACCTGTTGGATCGACGTCGACCGCCTGCTAACGTTCTTCGGTCTCACCCGTGCCGACCTTGGCGACACCAACAAAACCAACGCGGCCGTGCGCCGTATCGCGTCCCGACTCCCGACCTACGTCACCATCAAAGAAGTTAAAAAACGCTGGGGCCACGGCCAGGAAGACGTTTATCCGGTGACCCAGTTCGAAAAACTCTGGGGCGACATGACTGGCCTCTCTGATGTGAAAAACGTTTTCGCCGTGGTGCCGCGCCAGCGCGGTCAACAGCTCAAGGACCAAGCCCAACTCGACGGCTGGCAACGCGACGGCAGCGCCGACTACATCGCGAGCCTCTGCGATTGGTAG
- a CDS encoding MBL fold metallo-hydrolase, producing the protein MRLLPPRHHATLMAMRIRILGSGSSGNAALVETESARVLIDAGFSGRKLTQLLREADTRMEDIDAIFVTHEHGDHTAGLNTITKKHAHLTLFANAPTARAVQTKLAVRPTWQVFQTGSRFRYRDLEVDAFAVPHDAQEPVGFVFTTGNADDLFAPRRSLAWLTDLGHIPRHVRERIREVDFIAIESNHCAQLLEADHKRPWSTKQRISGRHGHLSNDGCREILTEIASPHWRHVCLTHLSRDCNSLTAVESAMAEIRSRLTGCTFSIVGPGEGTPFLELG; encoded by the coding sequence TTGCGACTCCTCCCGCCTCGCCATCATGCCACCTTGATGGCGATGCGTATTCGGATTCTTGGCAGTGGCAGCTCGGGCAATGCCGCCCTCGTGGAGACGGAATCGGCGCGGGTGCTCATCGACGCGGGATTTTCCGGGCGCAAACTCACCCAGCTGCTCCGGGAAGCCGATACCCGTATGGAGGACATCGACGCAATTTTCGTGACCCACGAGCACGGGGATCACACGGCTGGGCTCAACACCATCACCAAGAAGCACGCGCACCTGACCTTGTTTGCCAACGCCCCGACCGCCCGCGCCGTGCAGACCAAACTCGCCGTGCGGCCGACCTGGCAGGTGTTTCAAACCGGCTCGCGCTTTCGCTACCGTGACTTGGAAGTCGACGCCTTCGCGGTCCCGCACGACGCCCAGGAACCCGTGGGCTTTGTCTTCACCACCGGGAACGCGGACGACCTGTTTGCGCCTCGGCGCTCACTGGCGTGGTTGACCGATCTGGGACACATCCCGCGTCATGTTCGGGAACGCATCCGCGAGGTCGACTTCATCGCCATCGAATCCAACCACTGCGCGCAATTGCTCGAAGCCGACCACAAACGACCGTGGTCGACCAAGCAGCGGATCTCCGGCCGGCATGGACACCTGTCCAACGATGGGTGCCGTGAAATCCTGACCGAGATTGCGAGCCCGCACTGGCGACACGTTTGCCTCACCCACCTCTCCCGTGACTGCAATTCGCTCACGGCCGTGGAATCCGCCATGGCAGAGATCCGATCCCGACTGACCGGCTGCACCTTTTCCATCGTCGGACCAGGCGAAGGCACCCCGTTTTTGGAACTGGGTTGA
- the folE2 gene encoding GTP cyclohydrolase FolE2, whose amino-acid sequence MSQPTTKKMYLHAAFGAPPQIKRRYDASFKMTPGYKASLPDMMEAEEAIQGAAVPIQQVGVSNFKLPLKFKTKAGVIHTLETSVTGSVSLKATLKGINMSRIVRSFYEHEDDVFTLALLKRILAKYRRKVEALNARIKLSFSYPMKQPSLRSGLEGWQYYDVSYEAVMRADGSYRQFIEFDFVYSSACPCSAELSEHARDTRGVYAIPHNQRSKARVKVEVAAGKRLAIEDLQQHCANALKTETQVMVKREDEQAFAELNGAHIKFVEDAARLLYAELDADKRIVDFQVACSHLESLHSHDAVSVICKGVPGGFAADFMEFRDLVC is encoded by the coding sequence ATGTCCCAACCCACCACCAAGAAGATGTATCTGCATGCCGCCTTCGGCGCGCCGCCGCAGATCAAGCGCCGCTATGATGCGTCATTCAAGATGACGCCCGGTTACAAAGCCTCGCTGCCCGACATGATGGAGGCCGAGGAGGCCATCCAGGGCGCGGCCGTGCCCATTCAGCAAGTGGGCGTATCGAATTTTAAACTACCGCTGAAGTTCAAGACCAAGGCGGGCGTGATCCATACGCTCGAAACGAGTGTCACCGGCAGTGTTTCGCTGAAAGCGACGCTCAAGGGCATCAACATGAGCCGCATCGTCCGGTCGTTTTACGAGCACGAGGACGACGTGTTCACCCTCGCGTTGCTGAAACGTATTTTGGCCAAATACCGCCGCAAGGTCGAGGCGCTCAATGCGCGGATTAAGCTCAGCTTTTCCTATCCCATGAAACAGCCGTCGCTGCGCAGCGGATTGGAAGGGTGGCAGTATTACGACGTGTCCTACGAGGCGGTGATGCGGGCGGATGGCAGCTACCGGCAGTTCATCGAGTTTGATTTTGTCTACTCGTCCGCCTGCCCGTGCAGTGCCGAACTGAGCGAGCACGCCCGGGACACCCGCGGCGTCTACGCCATCCCGCACAACCAGCGCTCCAAGGCGCGGGTCAAGGTCGAAGTCGCAGCCGGTAAACGCCTCGCGATCGAGGACCTGCAACAACACTGCGCGAACGCCTTGAAAACCGAGACGCAGGTGATGGTGAAGCGCGAGGACGAGCAGGCGTTTGCCGAGCTTAATGGGGCGCACATCAAGTTCGTCGAAGACGCCGCCCGCTTGCTCTACGCCGAACTCGATGCGGACAAGCGAATCGTCGACTTCCAAGTCGCCTGTTCCCACTTGGAGTCGCTGCATTCGCACGACGCCGTGAGCGTGATCTGCAAAGGCGTCCCCGGTGGCTTCGCCGCCGACTTTATGGAGTTTCGCGATCTGGTGTGTTAG
- a CDS encoding SDR family oxidoreductase translates to MAKPVVLITGASQGIGAEIARTFAKQLKGVRLALVARNEKNLTKTAKACAKLGATVATFLCDVTDETAVDAMAAAVTKRFKGVDVLINNAGRFYPTEFLAMSVADFDGLIAANLRSLFLVSRAIVPAMVKRGRGDVFNMSSIAGQNPYPGGAGYCAAKFGVTGLSKVMREELKDKGVRVCTVYPGATMSPSWEGSGADWTKMMPTADVARAFYDIYQLSRKTVVEDIVLRPQGGDL, encoded by the coding sequence ATGGCTAAACCAGTTGTTCTTATCACCGGCGCGTCTCAAGGCATTGGGGCGGAGATTGCCAGGACCTTCGCCAAACAGTTGAAGGGCGTGCGATTGGCCTTGGTGGCGCGCAACGAAAAGAACCTCACGAAAACGGCCAAGGCGTGCGCCAAACTGGGTGCCACCGTGGCGACGTTTCTCTGCGATGTGACCGATGAGACGGCGGTTGACGCCATGGCGGCGGCGGTCACGAAGCGCTTCAAAGGCGTGGATGTGCTGATCAACAACGCGGGCCGGTTCTACCCAACGGAGTTTCTGGCCATGAGCGTGGCCGACTTCGACGGCCTGATCGCGGCGAACTTGCGCAGTCTGTTCTTGGTGTCGCGCGCCATTGTGCCGGCGATGGTGAAGCGTGGGCGCGGTGATGTATTCAACATGAGTTCGATCGCGGGCCAAAACCCATATCCCGGCGGTGCCGGCTACTGTGCGGCGAAGTTCGGCGTGACGGGATTGTCGAAAGTCATGCGCGAAGAGTTGAAGGATAAAGGCGTGCGCGTATGCACCGTCTACCCGGGAGCCACGATGTCACCTTCGTGGGAAGGCAGCGGAGCGGATTGGACCAAGATGATGCCCACGGCCGACGTGGCGCGCGCGTTCTACGATATTTACCAACTGTCCCGCAAAACGGTGGTCGAGGACATCGTCCTGCGTCCGCAGGGCGGGGATCTCTAG
- a CDS encoding mechanosensitive ion channel family protein — MTFDQLWNEISTYLPGLMAALPVAAAVILGGMLLNMVLGRMLSLLTKRSHLSPDDVVPARNVIRWIVRIITAILVLGVFGFELGGLWAMISTVLAMVAIGFVAVWSLLSHTSATILLVILRPYSVGDDIELPSENVTGRVIDINFFFTTLLSHDGSQWRVPNNLFFQKVLKRRQSTHQISLAQQLNSPEPARLSAPPAPDPDKPKTEETPASEDFAAKSVPDPATIAPRTTK, encoded by the coding sequence ATGACCTTCGACCAACTCTGGAACGAAATTTCGACCTATCTTCCCGGCCTCATGGCCGCGCTGCCCGTGGCCGCCGCGGTCATCCTGGGCGGCATGTTGCTCAACATGGTGCTGGGCCGTATGCTCAGCCTCCTGACCAAACGCTCCCACCTGTCCCCGGACGATGTCGTGCCCGCGCGCAATGTGATTCGCTGGATCGTGCGGATCATCACGGCGATTCTGGTCCTCGGCGTGTTCGGCTTCGAACTCGGCGGACTGTGGGCCATGATCTCCACCGTGCTCGCCATGGTCGCGATCGGTTTTGTCGCCGTGTGGAGTTTGTTGAGCCATACCTCGGCCACGATTTTGTTGGTGATCCTGCGACCTTACAGCGTGGGGGATGACATCGAACTGCCCTCCGAAAACGTGACTGGTCGCGTGATCGATATTAATTTCTTCTTCACCACCCTGCTCAGTCACGACGGCTCGCAATGGCGCGTGCCCAACAATCTCTTCTTCCAGAAAGTGCTCAAACGGCGCCAAAGCACTCACCAGATATCACTCGCTCAGCAGTTGAACAGTCCCGAGCCCGCGAGGTTGTCGGCACCGCCCGCGCCCGATCCCGACAAACCCAAGACGGAAGAGACGCCGGCCAGCGAAGATTTCGCCGCCAAATCCGTGCCCGATCCCGCCACGATCGCGCCGCGCACCACCAAGTAG
- a CDS encoding TonB family protein — protein sequence MAASPYRPQTMCLSRHAFSLIGNTMDPSQTWMRIIMVLLAIVVMGPLHAIEATKSEEPEAPVPVGASAIAEIDPAMLKELYDLNELTSPPVPRFQPKPFYPFKLRRANITGNAVVGFIVRSSGEVTDAYVVRTTHPEFGAAAVDAVSKWKFRPGMVNSQKVNSRMQIPLHFNITPPPENRSEKFDVPPTVTRKKAPRYPAELKRFGSRAKVVVSLDVNEAGKAEGAHISASSHPGFDDAALATVERWKFKPAEKDGRKVTISISTPVWFAANGKSLLNHGWTPPKPRAFPRSLADIYHWETPPMIRNYYPPVYPRAALEEKRTGHVVVSFLVNAQGRVEQAEAKGDADEDLAMAAVAAVNACDFQPAQRGGNPSPAWLELEFDFNRGKRSHAPVTERTNRILSLRSKSPEKIVPFSALDAPAKLILSPPPLVPTGRLLPPEGIEVRITVVVDREGVVRVPQLLAGSDPELGFTAVQAVANWRFEVPRRDGKPVDAYAIIPVVFRPSKSVTNTPDRETP from the coding sequence ATGGCTGCATCACCCTACCGTCCCCAAACCATGTGCCTTTCGCGACACGCTTTCTCCCTCATCGGTAACACGATGGATCCCTCCCAGACATGGATGAGAATCATCATGGTATTACTCGCGATCGTGGTCATGGGACCCTTGCACGCGATCGAGGCCACGAAGTCGGAAGAGCCCGAAGCGCCAGTCCCCGTGGGAGCTTCCGCGATCGCGGAGATCGATCCGGCCATGCTCAAGGAGCTATATGATCTAAACGAACTCACGTCGCCGCCGGTGCCACGATTCCAACCGAAACCATTTTACCCTTTTAAATTAAGAAGGGCCAACATCACAGGAAATGCGGTCGTGGGATTCATCGTGAGAAGTTCGGGGGAAGTGACAGATGCGTATGTTGTTCGCACGACCCATCCAGAGTTCGGGGCAGCGGCAGTGGACGCCGTGAGTAAGTGGAAATTCCGGCCCGGCATGGTCAATAGTCAAAAGGTGAATTCTCGCATGCAGATTCCGTTGCATTTCAACATCACTCCTCCTCCGGAGAATCGGTCGGAAAAATTTGATGTGCCGCCGACGGTAACGAGAAAAAAAGCCCCCCGTTATCCCGCGGAACTCAAACGGTTCGGCTCCCGGGCCAAAGTGGTCGTCTCCCTCGATGTGAATGAAGCGGGCAAGGCGGAGGGCGCTCATATTTCGGCGTCGAGTCACCCGGGGTTCGACGACGCTGCTTTGGCCACGGTCGAGCGATGGAAGTTCAAGCCCGCCGAAAAGGACGGTCGGAAAGTAACCATATCCATATCGACTCCCGTGTGGTTCGCCGCCAACGGAAAATCTCTATTGAACCATGGTTGGACTCCCCCCAAGCCCCGAGCATTTCCGCGCTCCTTGGCCGATATTTATCATTGGGAAACACCACCCATGATCCGGAACTACTACCCGCCGGTCTATCCCCGTGCCGCCCTGGAAGAAAAGCGCACCGGCCACGTGGTGGTGTCGTTTCTGGTCAATGCCCAAGGACGGGTCGAGCAAGCGGAGGCCAAGGGCGACGCTGATGAAGACCTGGCCATGGCCGCCGTTGCCGCCGTGAATGCCTGCGACTTTCAGCCCGCGCAACGCGGAGGCAACCCATCCCCGGCTTGGTTGGAATTGGAGTTCGATTTCAATCGCGGCAAACGCAGTCATGCGCCCGTAACGGAACGCACCAACCGCATACTGAGCCTGCGGTCGAAATCACCCGAGAAAATCGTGCCGTTCTCAGCACTGGATGCACCCGCAAAGTTGATCCTGTCCCCGCCTCCTTTGGTCCCCACGGGTCGTCTGCTACCGCCGGAAGGCATCGAAGTCCGGATCACCGTGGTGGTCGACCGCGAAGGCGTGGTGCGAGTTCCGCAACTCTTGGCCGGCTCAGACCCGGAACTCGGCTTCACCGCCGTTCAAGCTGTGGCCAATTGGCGCTTCGAAGTTCCGCGTCGGGACGGGAAACCAGTCGATGCCTACGCGATTATTCCAGTCGTGTTCAGACCCAGCAAATCGGTGACTAACACACCAGATCGCGAAACTCCATAA
- a CDS encoding sugar phosphate nucleotidyltransferase gives MNVRHALVTAANPRQRTLPLQTLIDRDGVGRSALEIVLREAAGAGIEEFVVVICPGDQAAYAEAAGDLRSRVTFAEQSTPRGYGDAILCARDAIGDQPFLHLVGDHLHLSDTTATCARQLLDIAAAEKTPVSAVQPTRENQITSYGAIGGKLLGGDTPLYQIESVLEKPTPTIAEQELIVPGMRAGFYLCFFGLHVLDAEIFSLLEAAQQAAPDAPLGLSPALHALASRRRYLALNIAGRRYDIGADYGLLNAQLALSLGGRDRDLVLTQIVELLAQTGR, from the coding sequence ATGAACGTCCGACACGCGCTCGTCACGGCGGCCAATCCCCGCCAACGCACTCTCCCTCTCCAAACCCTCATCGATCGCGACGGCGTCGGGCGGTCCGCCTTGGAAATCGTGCTCCGCGAAGCCGCCGGCGCCGGCATCGAGGAATTCGTGGTCGTCATCTGCCCCGGTGATCAAGCGGCCTACGCCGAAGCGGCGGGCGATCTGCGCTCCCGGGTCACGTTTGCCGAACAATCCACTCCGCGCGGCTACGGCGACGCCATTCTCTGCGCGCGGGACGCCATCGGTGACCAACCGTTTCTGCACCTGGTCGGCGATCACCTCCATCTCAGCGACACCACCGCCACGTGCGCCCGGCAGTTGCTCGATATCGCCGCCGCCGAAAAAACTCCGGTATCCGCCGTGCAGCCGACGCGGGAAAATCAAATCACATCCTACGGCGCGATCGGCGGCAAACTGCTCGGCGGCGACACCCCGCTTTATCAGATCGAATCCGTCCTGGAAAAGCCCACGCCCACGATCGCCGAACAGGAGTTGATCGTGCCTGGCATGCGCGCCGGCTTTTATCTGTGTTTCTTCGGCCTGCACGTGCTCGACGCCGAGATTTTTTCCCTGCTCGAGGCCGCGCAACAAGCCGCGCCCGACGCCCCGCTCGGCCTTTCGCCCGCGCTCCACGCCCTTGCCTCCCGCCGCCGCTACCTCGCGCTGAACATCGCGGGGCGCCGCTACGATATCGGCGCCGACTACGGCCTGCTCAACGCACAACTCGCGTTGTCGCTCGGCGGCCGTGACCGCGACCTCGTGCTCACGCAGATCGTCGAGCTCCTCGCGCAAACCGGTCGTTGA
- a CDS encoding PmoA family protein, producing MKTSTLLKPWSSLFLATFCLVASPQAEPFTVKEDADTLTIRRGTQEVLVYRKTALPLPKGVNPVFARTGYIHPLKTPAGGVVTSVYAPDHYHHLGLWHAWVKTHHGARELDFWNIGGKTAGMRYDQTMAQSEGADSAGFTVAQSQYACDPATGEPAETILDEQLTVTVQDAGDAYLVDYDFTQTNVTTAPLELAAYRYGGGIAYRGPLHWNKDNSRILTSAGHRRADGHATRARWVEMSGDLDTGRGGVVILCHERNQDAPQHVRLWDDGKVFFNYVPAQEHAFSVAPGETVRARYRVVAFDGELPVERIDALWKAYVQDSATLH from the coding sequence ATGAAGACATCGACCCTGCTGAAACCCTGGAGCAGTCTATTTCTCGCGACGTTTTGCCTAGTCGCCTCCCCACAGGCCGAACCGTTTACGGTCAAAGAGGATGCGGACACGCTCACGATCCGGCGCGGCACGCAGGAGGTGTTGGTTTACCGCAAAACCGCGCTGCCGCTGCCTAAAGGGGTGAATCCCGTCTTCGCCCGCACCGGTTACATACACCCGCTGAAAACCCCGGCGGGCGGAGTGGTGACCAGCGTTTATGCGCCGGACCACTACCACCATCTCGGACTCTGGCACGCCTGGGTAAAGACCCATCACGGAGCGCGGGAATTGGATTTTTGGAATATCGGCGGTAAGACGGCGGGGATGCGCTATGACCAGACGATGGCCCAAAGCGAAGGTGCGGATTCGGCGGGTTTTACGGTGGCGCAAAGTCAATACGCCTGCGACCCCGCGACCGGGGAACCGGCCGAAACTATTCTGGATGAGCAATTGACCGTGACCGTCCAGGATGCCGGCGACGCCTATCTGGTGGACTACGATTTTACCCAAACCAACGTGACCACCGCTCCGCTGGAACTCGCCGCCTATCGCTACGGTGGAGGCATCGCCTACCGCGGTCCCTTGCATTGGAACAAGGACAACAGCCGGATTCTGACCTCGGCAGGACACCGTCGCGCCGATGGACACGCGACGCGGGCGCGCTGGGTGGAAATGTCGGGCGACCTGGACACGGGCCGCGGTGGCGTGGTGATTCTTTGCCACGAGCGTAATCAGGACGCGCCCCAACACGTGCGCCTTTGGGACGACGGGAAAGTGTTTTTCAACTACGTGCCGGCGCAGGAACACGCTTTTTCGGTCGCCCCGGGCGAAACGGTGCGCGCGCGGTATCGGGTGGTGGCGTTCGACGGCGAACTCCCCGTCGAACGAATCGATGCGCTGTGGAAGGCGTATGTGCAGGATTCGGCGACGCTTCATTGA